In Microbacterium sp. SLBN-146, one genomic interval encodes:
- a CDS encoding peptide deformylase produces MAVRPIRVFGDPVLRSPSAPIDHIDDGVRALVQDLLDTVALPGRAGVAACQIGVGMRAFSYNIDGDIGYVINPVLVEVSGEPQPVAEGCLSVPGLWHEALRHPWAKVVGIDLDGNEVVLEGEGLLAQALQHETDHLDGSLFLDRLPPETRRIAMREIRESDWF; encoded by the coding sequence GTGGCGGTACGTCCCATCCGTGTCTTCGGCGACCCCGTTCTGCGCAGTCCCAGCGCGCCGATCGACCACATCGACGACGGTGTCCGCGCCCTCGTGCAAGACCTCCTGGACACAGTGGCGTTGCCTGGACGTGCCGGGGTCGCTGCCTGCCAGATCGGTGTGGGCATGCGTGCCTTCAGCTACAACATCGACGGTGACATCGGCTACGTCATCAATCCCGTGCTCGTCGAGGTCTCGGGTGAACCGCAGCCGGTCGCTGAAGGCTGCCTGTCCGTTCCGGGACTCTGGCACGAGGCCCTCCGGCACCCCTGGGCGAAGGTCGTCGGAATCGACCTCGACGGCAACGAGGTCGTGCTCGAAGGCGAGGGGCTTCTCGCTCAAGCGCTGCAGCACGAGACGGACCACCTCGACGGCTCCCTCTTCCTCGATCGACTTCCGCCCGAGACTCGTCGGATCGCGATGCGGGAGATCCGCGAGTCGGACTGGTTCTGA
- a CDS encoding AAA family ATPase: MTPDRAEKSPDEDAVNAVLSHTESIDTTGLGILDGSTEQVSLSFAPASEDDDIDDDVVGDEVPFEVYTIDAEPTPPEPEHVGHDNGEDGYERVEHEAADLAESPDLAESPDPHTVEAEIIEVADDSDAPNDTAEDDDEEVFDVNVDEAEPVGDDSKHAPDAAGVDHAETRTGSIPTTRRQAQHPDQPERPDTHSIERVQTRSEVTLTSKRIGEFEPDRESADLLTADRLLDPHHIVRPEPEGPWQHFVYSISGRRINLGDGKRARARKALDRRIAAPLAGGARFVPVLSRKGGVGKTTITTLLGMALADARDDRVIAVDANPDRGTLAERLSRQSGKTVRDLARTRADVVGYNDLSAVVARDETRLDVLASDSDPRVSEAFSDRDYHDVASLAAHYYSIVLTDTGTGIVHSVMGATLELADAIVIVAGLSVDEARLASETLTWLETNGYSAQVRNAVVVLNSARPGTPLVRLNELEAHFASRVRAVVRMPYDQHIAAGSAIAFRELHPDTRQAARELAAAVVEGLRSLVSAA, translated from the coding sequence GTGACGCCCGATCGAGCCGAAAAATCCCCTGACGAGGACGCAGTCAACGCCGTTCTCTCCCACACGGAGAGCATCGACACGACCGGTTTGGGGATCCTCGACGGGTCGACCGAGCAGGTCAGTCTTTCGTTCGCGCCTGCTTCCGAAGACGACGACATCGACGATGACGTCGTCGGCGACGAAGTGCCCTTCGAGGTCTACACGATCGACGCCGAGCCGACGCCCCCCGAGCCGGAGCACGTCGGGCACGACAACGGTGAGGACGGATACGAGCGAGTGGAGCATGAGGCGGCCGACCTCGCCGAGTCGCCCGACCTCGCCGAGTCGCCCGACCCGCACACCGTCGAAGCCGAGATCATCGAGGTCGCCGACGACTCGGACGCGCCGAACGACACCGCTGAGGACGACGACGAGGAGGTCTTCGACGTGAACGTGGACGAGGCAGAACCTGTCGGCGACGACTCGAAGCACGCCCCGGATGCCGCCGGCGTGGATCACGCCGAGACGCGAACAGGCAGCATCCCGACGACGCGTCGACAGGCGCAGCATCCTGATCAGCCCGAGCGTCCCGACACGCACTCGATCGAACGAGTGCAGACGCGTTCCGAGGTCACGCTCACCTCCAAGCGCATCGGAGAGTTCGAGCCGGATCGCGAAAGCGCGGACCTCTTGACGGCCGACCGGCTTCTCGATCCGCACCACATCGTGCGGCCCGAGCCCGAAGGTCCCTGGCAGCACTTCGTCTACTCGATCTCGGGGCGGCGCATCAACCTCGGCGACGGAAAGCGAGCGCGCGCGCGCAAGGCGCTCGATCGGCGCATCGCGGCTCCGCTCGCGGGTGGCGCACGGTTCGTCCCGGTCCTCTCCCGCAAGGGTGGAGTCGGAAAGACGACGATCACGACTCTTCTCGGCATGGCGCTCGCTGACGCGCGCGACGATCGCGTCATCGCCGTCGACGCGAACCCCGATCGGGGGACGCTCGCCGAGCGGCTCTCGCGTCAGAGCGGCAAGACGGTGCGCGACCTCGCGAGGACGCGGGCCGACGTCGTGGGATACAACGACCTCTCCGCCGTCGTCGCACGCGACGAAACGCGACTCGATGTCCTCGCGTCGGACAGCGACCCACGTGTCTCCGAAGCCTTCAGCGACCGTGACTACCACGACGTCGCATCGCTCGCGGCCCACTACTACTCCATCGTCTTGACGGACACGGGGACCGGAATCGTCCACTCGGTCATGGGGGCCACCCTAGAACTGGCTGATGCGATCGTGATCGTGGCGGGGCTCAGCGTCGACGAAGCGCGCCTGGCATCGGAGACACTGACGTGGCTCGAGACGAACGGGTACTCGGCACAGGTGCGCAATGCCGTGGTCGTCCTCAACAGTGCGCGGCCGGGAACGCCTCTCGTGCGGCTCAACGAGCTCGAGGCGCACTTCGCGTCGCGGGTGCGTGCCGTCGTCCGTATGCCCTACGACCAGCACATCGCGGCGGGCAGTGCGATCGCCTTCCGTGAGTTGCATCCCGACACGCGCCAGGCGGCGCGAGAACTCGCCGCCGCCGTCGTCGAAGGCCTTCGATCGCTCGTGTCGGCGGCCTGA
- a CDS encoding pyruvate carboxylase, which translates to MFRKILVANRGEIAIRAFRAAFELGARTVAVFPYEDRGSIHRQKADESYVIGERGHPVRAYLDVDEIIRVARESGADAIYPGYGFLSENPELAARAAENGITFIGPPASALEMAGNKVTAKQHAIAAGVPVLRSTEASEDVDVLVAQAADIGFPIFVKAVAGGGGRGMRRVETEHELPPAIAEAMREAGAAFGDARVFLEQAVVRPRHIEVQILADATGHTVHLFERDCSVQRRHQKVIEIAPAPNLDEELRKRIHRDAVAFAESIGYANAGTVEFLVDTAGERAGQHVFIEMNPRIQVEHTVTEEVTDVDLVQSQIRIAAGETLHDLGLEQENIVLRGAALQCRITTEDPSQGFRPDTGRITTYRSPGGAGIRLDGGTTAAGSQISPHFDSMLAKLTCRARDFPSAVARAKRALAEFRIRGVATNIPFLRAVLDDPAFVNGDLSTAFIEERPQLLTSHPSRDRATKLLNWLADVTVNRPYGEKPLSVSPGSKLPEIDLASPPPAGTLQRLRDLGPEGFARALRAQVPLAVTETTFRDAHQSLLATRVRTRDLARVGPHVARMTPELLSIEAWGGATYDVALRFLAEDPWERLAALREAIPNIPIQMLLRGRNTVGYTPRPVEVTDAFVREAASTGVDVFRIFDALNDVAQMRPAVSAVLETGTALAEVALCYTADLLDPAEKLYTLDYYLRLAEQIVESGAHVLAIKDMAGLLRPAAAAKLVTALRERFDLPVHLHTHDTAGGQLATLLAASAAGVDAVDAAAAPLSGTTSQPSLSALVAALAHTERDTGIDLQAVSDLEPYWEAVRHLYRPFESGLPGPTGRVYHHEIPGGQLSNLRQQAMALGLADDFELIEDMYAAADRILGRIPKVTPSSKVVGDLALALVAAKADPADFAENPQNYDIPDSVVGFMAGELGDLPGGWPEPFRSKVLAGKQVSIEIPALTEPEKEGLAGDAAMRRRTLNRLLFPGPAKEFERMRETYGDLSTLGTPDYLYGLKPGEEHVAEIDPGVQLYVGLEAIGEADAKGIRTVMAILNGQLRPVYVRDRSIKVETRQAEKADTSKPGQVAAPFSGVVTLKTEIGDTVKAGHPVASIEAMKMEAAITAPVDGVVERLVIPGTAQVDAGDLLVVIRPAH; encoded by the coding sequence ATGTTCCGAAAGATCCTGGTCGCCAATCGCGGTGAGATCGCCATCCGTGCGTTCCGCGCCGCGTTCGAGCTGGGTGCGCGCACCGTTGCCGTCTTCCCCTACGAAGACCGCGGTTCGATCCACCGGCAGAAGGCCGATGAGTCGTATGTCATCGGGGAGCGAGGACATCCCGTCCGCGCCTACCTCGACGTCGACGAGATCATCCGTGTGGCGCGAGAATCCGGAGCAGACGCGATCTATCCGGGGTACGGGTTCCTCTCCGAGAACCCGGAGCTGGCCGCTCGCGCGGCGGAGAACGGCATCACGTTCATCGGACCGCCGGCATCGGCGCTGGAGATGGCGGGCAACAAGGTCACGGCCAAGCAGCACGCCATCGCGGCCGGCGTTCCCGTCCTGCGCTCCACCGAAGCGTCCGAAGATGTCGATGTCCTCGTGGCGCAGGCTGCGGACATCGGTTTCCCGATCTTCGTCAAGGCCGTCGCGGGAGGCGGCGGACGCGGAATGCGGCGTGTCGAGACGGAGCACGAGCTTCCCCCCGCGATCGCGGAGGCGATGCGGGAGGCGGGCGCCGCGTTCGGCGACGCCCGTGTCTTCCTCGAGCAGGCGGTCGTGCGTCCGCGCCACATCGAGGTGCAGATCCTGGCGGATGCCACGGGGCACACCGTCCATCTCTTCGAGCGGGACTGCTCGGTGCAGCGTCGCCACCAGAAGGTCATCGAGATCGCGCCCGCACCCAACCTCGACGAGGAGCTGAGGAAGCGGATCCACCGCGACGCCGTCGCGTTCGCGGAGTCCATCGGATACGCCAACGCCGGAACGGTGGAGTTCCTCGTCGACACGGCGGGTGAGCGCGCGGGCCAGCATGTCTTCATCGAGATGAACCCGCGCATCCAGGTCGAGCACACGGTGACCGAAGAGGTCACCGACGTCGACCTCGTGCAGTCGCAGATCCGGATCGCCGCGGGGGAGACGCTGCACGATCTCGGCCTCGAGCAGGAGAACATCGTCCTTCGCGGCGCAGCGCTCCAGTGCCGCATCACGACGGAAGACCCGTCGCAGGGATTCCGACCCGATACGGGACGCATCACGACGTATCGCTCGCCGGGCGGCGCGGGGATCCGGCTCGACGGCGGAACGACCGCTGCCGGATCGCAGATCAGCCCGCACTTCGACTCGATGCTCGCCAAGCTCACCTGTCGGGCGCGCGATTTCCCCTCGGCCGTTGCTCGTGCCAAGCGGGCACTGGCGGAGTTCCGCATCCGAGGAGTCGCGACGAACATCCCGTTCCTGCGCGCCGTCCTCGACGACCCTGCCTTCGTGAACGGCGATCTCAGCACGGCGTTCATCGAGGAACGCCCCCAGCTCTTGACGAGCCACCCGTCGCGAGACCGCGCGACGAAGCTCCTCAACTGGCTGGCCGATGTCACCGTGAACCGCCCGTACGGCGAGAAGCCCCTGTCGGTGTCCCCGGGAAGCAAGCTCCCGGAGATCGATCTGGCGTCGCCGCCGCCTGCCGGAACCCTCCAGCGGCTGCGCGATCTCGGACCCGAAGGCTTCGCGCGCGCGCTGCGGGCGCAGGTGCCGCTCGCCGTCACCGAGACGACGTTCCGTGACGCTCATCAGTCCTTGCTCGCGACCCGCGTCCGCACGAGAGACCTCGCGCGTGTCGGACCCCACGTCGCACGCATGACTCCCGAGCTCCTCTCGATCGAGGCGTGGGGTGGTGCGACCTACGACGTCGCGCTCAGGTTCCTCGCCGAGGACCCGTGGGAGCGTCTCGCTGCGCTCCGCGAAGCGATCCCCAATATTCCGATCCAGATGCTTCTGCGCGGGCGCAACACGGTGGGCTACACGCCCCGGCCGGTCGAGGTCACCGACGCGTTCGTCCGCGAGGCCGCCTCCACGGGCGTCGACGTCTTCCGGATCTTCGATGCCCTCAACGACGTCGCGCAGATGCGGCCCGCCGTGTCGGCCGTGCTCGAGACGGGCACTGCGCTTGCGGAGGTCGCGCTCTGCTACACCGCCGACCTGCTGGATCCGGCGGAGAAGCTCTACACGCTCGACTACTACCTCCGTCTCGCCGAGCAGATCGTCGAATCGGGCGCACATGTGCTCGCGATCAAGGACATGGCAGGCCTCCTCCGGCCCGCCGCCGCGGCGAAGCTCGTGACGGCGCTGCGGGAGCGCTTCGACCTTCCCGTGCACCTCCACACGCACGACACGGCGGGTGGCCAGCTGGCGACGCTCCTGGCGGCGAGTGCCGCGGGAGTCGATGCCGTGGATGCCGCCGCGGCTCCGCTGTCGGGAACGACGAGCCAGCCGTCCCTGTCTGCCCTGGTGGCCGCCCTCGCGCACACCGAGCGCGACACGGGCATCGACCTGCAGGCGGTCAGCGACCTCGAGCCGTACTGGGAGGCGGTGCGCCACCTGTACCGCCCCTTCGAGTCGGGCCTTCCGGGCCCCACGGGGCGCGTCTACCACCACGAGATCCCCGGCGGTCAGCTCTCGAACCTCCGCCAGCAGGCCATGGCGCTCGGGCTCGCGGACGACTTCGAGCTCATCGAGGACATGTACGCCGCCGCGGACAGGATCCTCGGACGCATCCCCAAGGTCACGCCCTCGTCCAAGGTCGTGGGCGATCTCGCCCTCGCACTCGTGGCGGCGAAAGCGGACCCGGCCGACTTCGCCGAGAACCCGCAGAACTATGACATCCCCGACTCCGTCGTGGGATTCATGGCCGGCGAGCTGGGAGACCTCCCCGGCGGGTGGCCCGAGCCCTTCCGCTCGAAGGTACTCGCCGGCAAGCAGGTGTCGATCGAGATCCCGGCGCTGACGGAACCCGAGAAGGAGGGACTCGCGGGCGATGCGGCCATGCGGCGACGCACGCTCAACCGCCTTCTCTTCCCCGGGCCCGCAAAGGAATTCGAGCGGATGCGCGAAACCTATGGCGACCTCTCGACTCTCGGCACCCCCGACTACCTCTACGGGCTCAAGCCCGGTGAGGAGCATGTCGCCGAGATCGATCCTGGTGTACAGCTCTACGTCGGCCTCGAGGCGATCGGCGAGGCGGACGCGAAGGGCATTCGCACCGTTATGGCGATCCTCAACGGACAGTTGCGTCCCGTCTACGTGCGCGACCGCAGTATCAAGGTCGAGACCCGGCAGGCGGAGAAGGCCGACACCTCCAAACCCGGTCAGGTCGCGGCGCCGTTCTCCGGTGTGGTGACCCTCAAGACCGAGATCGGCGACACGGTGAAGGCGGGTCATCCCGTTGCCTCGATCGAGGCGATGAAGATGGAAGCGGCGATCACCGCACCCGTCGACGGAGTCGTCGAAAGGCTCGTGATTCCGGGTACGGCGCAGGTCGACGCAGGAGATCTTTTGGTCGTGATCCGTCCCGCGCATTAG
- a CDS encoding ParA family protein: MHVLSVSSLKGGVGKTTVTLGLASAAFARGVRTLVVDLDPQSDVSTGMDIQVAGRLNVADVLANPKEKVVRQAITSSGWAKVHPGTIDVMIGSPSAINFDGPHPSVRDVWKLEEALATIEADYDLVLVDCAPSLNALTRTAWAASDRVIVVTEPGLFSVAAADRALRAIEEIRRGLSPRLQPLGIVVNRVRPQSIEHQFRIKELRDMFGPLVLTPQLPERTSLQQAQGAAKPLHIWPGDSAQELAADFDALLDRVMRTGRIPTESA, translated from the coding sequence GTGCACGTACTCTCGGTCAGCTCGCTCAAGGGTGGGGTCGGCAAGACGACCGTGACGCTCGGGCTCGCGTCCGCAGCGTTCGCGCGTGGTGTTCGCACCCTCGTCGTCGACCTCGACCCGCAGTCCGACGTCTCCACGGGTATGGACATCCAGGTCGCCGGCCGACTCAACGTGGCAGATGTCCTCGCCAACCCGAAGGAGAAGGTCGTCCGTCAGGCGATCACATCCAGCGGGTGGGCGAAAGTGCATCCTGGAACGATCGACGTGATGATCGGCAGCCCGTCCGCGATCAATTTCGACGGACCGCACCCGAGCGTCCGCGACGTCTGGAAGCTCGAAGAGGCCCTCGCGACGATCGAGGCCGACTACGATCTCGTGCTCGTCGACTGCGCTCCTTCACTGAACGCCCTGACGCGGACCGCATGGGCCGCGAGCGATCGGGTCATCGTCGTCACGGAACCCGGGCTCTTCTCCGTCGCAGCCGCCGACCGCGCTCTTCGCGCGATCGAGGAGATCCGCCGCGGACTCTCCCCGCGCCTTCAGCCGCTCGGCATCGTGGTCAACCGCGTCCGCCCCCAGTCGATCGAGCATCAGTTCCGCATCAAGGAACTGCGCGACATGTTCGGCCCTCTCGTCCTCACGCCTCAACTGCCCGAGCGCACCTCGCTCCAGCAGGCTCAGGGCGCCGCCAAACCGCTCCACATCTGGCCCGGCGACTCGGCCCAGGAGCTCGCGGCAGATTTCGACGCGCTTCTCGATCGCGTCATGCGAACGGGTCGTATCCCGACCGAGAGCGCGTAG
- a CDS encoding MerR family transcriptional regulator: MNARDTAGEPQFAADLLFTDGLPQMDDEVGYRGAVAARAAGITYRQLDYWARTELVQPTVRGASGSGSQRLYGFRDILVLKLVKRLLDTGISLQQIRTAVEQLRAAGIRDLAGTTLMSDGASVYLCTSNDEVIDLVSRGQGVFGIAVGKVLREVESTLVEFDPQVPEAQDELAARRAARSA; the protein is encoded by the coding sequence ATGAACGCTCGTGACACTGCGGGCGAACCGCAGTTCGCTGCGGATCTGCTGTTCACCGACGGCTTGCCCCAGATGGACGACGAGGTCGGATATCGCGGCGCTGTCGCTGCGCGAGCCGCCGGCATCACCTACCGCCAGCTCGACTACTGGGCGCGGACCGAACTCGTTCAGCCGACGGTCCGAGGCGCATCGGGTTCAGGGTCGCAGCGGTTGTACGGCTTCCGTGACATCCTCGTCCTGAAGCTCGTCAAGCGTCTTCTCGACACGGGGATCTCTCTTCAGCAGATCCGGACGGCAGTCGAGCAGCTGCGGGCCGCCGGCATCCGTGATCTCGCCGGCACGACGCTCATGAGCGACGGAGCCTCGGTCTACCTCTGCACCTCGAACGACGAGGTGATCGACCTGGTCAGTCGCGGCCAGGGGGTCTTCGGCATCGCCGTCGGCAAGGTCCTGCGTGAGGTCGAGTCGACACTCGTCGAGTTCGATCCCCAGGTGCCCGAGGCGCAGGACGAGCTCGCCGCTCGCCGAGCCGCTCGCTCCGCCTGA
- a CDS encoding MerR family transcriptional regulator, giving the protein MPASSPRERSSSAGLLSIGQVLARLTPEFPGLSASKLRFLEVQGIVTPTRTESGYRKFSPDDLDRLRLALTLQRDHFMPHSVIRDYLADLDAGRDPAPPATVPSIVPAPRRYRREELLAAAGAAPQLLNDAISTGVLTGAETYDDQAVSLLRALVALDRHGIEPRHVRALRQSAERDVSLVESALSPLLRRTDAASRGRAAEVAPELAKRLEEVRAIFIRSALDRLLH; this is encoded by the coding sequence ATGCCGGCGTCCTCCCCCCGCGAACGCTCTTCGTCCGCGGGTCTCCTGAGCATTGGTCAGGTGCTCGCGAGGCTCACGCCCGAGTTCCCCGGCCTCTCCGCGAGCAAGCTGCGGTTCCTCGAAGTGCAGGGGATCGTCACGCCGACGCGCACGGAATCCGGCTATCGCAAGTTCTCGCCCGATGACCTCGATCGGCTTCGTCTGGCGCTCACGCTGCAGCGCGACCACTTCATGCCGCACAGCGTCATCCGCGACTACCTCGCGGACCTCGATGCCGGGCGCGATCCCGCGCCGCCGGCGACGGTTCCGTCCATCGTGCCCGCGCCACGGCGCTATCGCCGAGAGGAACTGCTCGCGGCCGCAGGAGCAGCGCCGCAGCTCTTGAACGACGCCATCAGCACCGGCGTCCTGACGGGTGCCGAGACCTACGACGACCAGGCGGTCTCTCTCCTCCGTGCGCTCGTCGCGCTCGATCGGCACGGCATCGAGCCGCGTCACGTGCGCGCCCTCCGTCAGAGCGCAGAACGCGACGTGTCGCTCGTCGAGTCTGCGCTGTCGCCGCTCCTGCGTCGAACGGACGCCGCATCACGCGGCCGCGCTGCGGAGGTCGCTCCCGAACTGGCGAAGCGGCTCGAAGAAGTCCGCGCGATCTTCATCCGTTCCGCGCTCGACAGACTCCTCCATTGA
- a CDS encoding FHA domain-containing protein, which produces MDDNRRPGPEDIHRTPGAQGEAGDSYRSSDTTQTFGHDSDLSFVPFGADLSEAELDAIDALPTKSALLIVRSGPTAGARYLLDADVTTVGRHPEADIFFDDVTVSRRHAEITREGTAFELVDQRSLNGTYVDGERVDRASLRNGAEVRVGKFRLNFFVSPADLAQASDG; this is translated from the coding sequence GTGGATGACAACCGTCGACCCGGTCCGGAGGACATCCACCGGACGCCCGGTGCGCAAGGCGAGGCTGGCGACTCCTATCGCTCTTCCGACACGACGCAGACTTTCGGCCATGACTCCGACCTTTCTTTCGTGCCCTTCGGTGCGGATCTGTCGGAGGCGGAGCTCGACGCGATCGATGCTCTGCCGACGAAGTCCGCTCTATTGATCGTGCGCTCCGGACCCACAGCGGGTGCCCGCTACCTCCTCGACGCCGACGTCACCACGGTCGGGCGCCATCCCGAGGCCGACATCTTCTTCGACGACGTGACCGTTTCACGGCGTCACGCCGAGATCACGCGCGAGGGCACAGCATTCGAGCTGGTCGACCAGCGCTCGCTGAACGGCACGTACGTCGATGGTGAGCGCGTCGATCGGGCGTCGCTCCGCAACGGAGCAGAGGTGCGCGTCGGAAAGTTCCGCCTCAACTTCTTCGTCTCGCCGGCCGATCTCGCGCAGGCTTCGGACGGCTGA
- a CDS encoding copper resistance CopC family protein, with product MSTAVGALPRRLLVLIAALLLAAASVVSTAAPAAAHDRLLGSDPAAESTVEQLPTTLSLTFSAAIAADAGASEVQVTDAAGAALTDGAPVVDGPILSQPLTQVTTAGPVTVLWKVVSSDGHPISGEFTFTVTSTPPAPTPTDTPTPTETPSVTSSPETPTESATPVPTDTDAASDSSSYVPWIIAAVLGALVVAATAYLIASRARRRRDGSQPPHPESEDPTDR from the coding sequence ATGTCAACCGCAGTCGGAGCGCTCCCCCGGCGCCTCCTCGTCCTGATTGCCGCGCTCCTCCTGGCCGCAGCGTCCGTCGTGTCGACGGCCGCGCCCGCCGCGGCCCACGACCGACTCCTGGGGTCGGACCCCGCGGCGGAGTCCACCGTCGAGCAGCTGCCGACGACGCTGTCGCTCACGTTCAGCGCGGCGATCGCGGCGGATGCCGGTGCATCCGAGGTCCAGGTGACGGATGCCGCGGGTGCGGCGCTCACCGATGGCGCACCCGTCGTCGATGGGCCGATCCTGAGCCAACCGCTCACACAGGTGACGACAGCCGGCCCGGTCACGGTGCTGTGGAAGGTCGTCTCGAGCGACGGACACCCGATCTCGGGCGAGTTCACCTTCACGGTGACGAGCACCCCGCCCGCCCCGACCCCGACGGACACACCGACGCCGACCGAGACGCCGAGCGTGACCTCATCGCCCGAAACGCCGACCGAGTCCGCCACGCCCGTCCCGACCGACACCGACGCGGCATCGGACTCCTCGTCGTACGTCCCCTGGATCATCGCTGCCGTCCTGGGAGCGCTCGTCGTCGCCGCGACGGCCTACCTCATCGCCTCTCGTGCGAGGCGGCGCAGGGACGGTTCGCAGCCGCCCCACCCTGAGTCCGAGGACCCCACCGACCGATAG
- the lpdA gene encoding dihydrolipoyl dehydrogenase, translating to MPHYDVVILGAGPGGYVAAVRSAQLGLSVAIIEEKYWGGVCLNVGCIPSKALLRNADLAHVFHDQAELFGISGDVSFDFGAAWDRSRKVSETHVKGIHFLMKKNKVTEYEGRGTFADANTIDVAKSDGSSERLTFDNAIISTGSRVRLLPGVELSDNVVTYEEQIMTRELPESIVIVGAGAIGMEFGFIMRNFGVKVTIIEFLDRALPNEDADVSKEIARHYKKYGIDILTSTKVETVVDSGDKVTVTYTGKDGAQGSIEADKVLMSIGFATNVEGFGLEKTGVKLTERGAIDIDDHMRTNVPHIYAIGDVTAKLQLAHVAEAQGVVAAETIGKAETQTLGDYRMMPRATFCSPQVASFGLTEQQARDAGYDVKVAKFPFSANGKANGLGEPIGFVKLIADGEHLELLGGHLIGPDVSELLPELTLAQKWDLTALEAARNVHTHPTLSEAVQEAFHGLAGHMINL from the coding sequence ATGCCTCACTACGACGTCGTCATCCTCGGCGCGGGCCCCGGCGGGTACGTCGCGGCCGTGCGCAGCGCTCAGCTCGGCCTGTCGGTCGCGATCATCGAAGAGAAGTACTGGGGCGGGGTGTGCCTCAATGTCGGCTGCATCCCCTCGAAGGCTCTTCTGCGCAATGCGGACCTCGCGCACGTCTTCCACGACCAGGCCGAGCTCTTCGGCATCTCGGGCGACGTGTCGTTCGACTTCGGGGCGGCGTGGGACCGCAGCCGCAAGGTGTCCGAGACGCACGTCAAGGGCATCCACTTCCTGATGAAGAAGAACAAGGTCACCGAGTACGAGGGTCGTGGCACGTTCGCTGACGCGAACACGATCGACGTCGCCAAGAGCGATGGGTCGAGCGAGCGCCTGACATTCGACAACGCGATCATCTCGACCGGTTCGCGCGTGCGCCTCCTGCCCGGCGTCGAGCTCAGCGACAACGTCGTGACCTACGAGGAGCAGATCATGACCCGGGAGCTCCCCGAGTCGATCGTCATCGTGGGCGCCGGCGCGATCGGCATGGAATTCGGATTCATCATGCGCAACTTCGGAGTGAAGGTCACGATCATCGAGTTCCTCGACCGCGCGCTTCCCAACGAGGACGCCGACGTCTCGAAGGAGATCGCGCGCCACTACAAGAAGTACGGCATCGACATCCTCACCTCGACCAAGGTCGAAACGGTCGTCGATTCGGGTGACAAGGTCACCGTCACCTACACCGGCAAGGACGGCGCGCAGGGCTCGATCGAGGCCGACAAGGTCCTCATGTCGATCGGCTTCGCCACCAACGTCGAGGGCTTCGGCCTGGAGAAGACGGGCGTGAAGCTGACCGAGCGCGGCGCGATCGACATCGACGACCACATGCGCACCAACGTGCCGCACATCTACGCGATCGGCGACGTGACCGCGAAGCTCCAGCTCGCTCACGTGGCCGAGGCGCAGGGCGTCGTCGCAGCAGAGACGATCGGCAAGGCCGAGACGCAGACTCTCGGCGATTACCGCATGATGCCGCGTGCGACATTCTGCTCGCCCCAGGTGGCATCCTTCGGCCTCACCGAACAACAGGCCCGTGACGCCGGCTACGACGTCAAGGTCGCGAAGTTCCCGTTCTCGGCGAACGGCAAGGCCAACGGTCTGGGTGAGCCCATCGGGTTCGTCAAGCTCATCGCCGACGGCGAGCACCTCGAGTTGCTCGGCGGACACCTCATCGGACCCGATGTGTCAGAGTTGCTGCCCGAACTGACGCTGGCCCAGAAGTGGGACCTGACGGCGCTCGAGGCGGCGCGCAACGTGCACACGCACCCCACCCTCTCGGAGGCCGTGCAAGAAGCCTTCCACGGCCTCGCGGGTCACATGATCAACCTCTGA
- a CDS encoding CYTH domain-containing protein produces MGATTDTVGGSDPVRSVEIELTFDVDEETPLPDWGLVPGIEAVDAPELRELDARYFDTDALTLARSGYAVRRRTGGPDAGWHVKGPRVGDARVELGWPLGEAEDEVPDHVRDRVSSVATGALMPIARIRNTRTAYVLRDADGGVVAEFVDDRVTASDERAGIERRWREWEFELGPAAPTDADARALLFASVDSAVRAVGGRDAASDSKLARTLGH; encoded by the coding sequence ATGGGCGCGACGACTGACACCGTCGGCGGGTCCGACCCGGTTCGCTCCGTCGAGATCGAGCTGACTTTCGACGTCGACGAAGAGACGCCGTTGCCCGACTGGGGGCTCGTGCCCGGGATCGAAGCCGTCGATGCTCCCGAACTGCGCGAGCTCGACGCCAGGTACTTCGACACGGATGCCCTCACGCTCGCCCGTTCCGGGTATGCCGTGCGCCGGCGCACGGGAGGCCCGGATGCCGGTTGGCACGTCAAGGGTCCCCGCGTGGGCGATGCTCGGGTCGAACTCGGCTGGCCGCTCGGCGAAGCGGAAGACGAGGTACCGGATCACGTCCGCGACCGCGTCTCATCGGTCGCAACCGGCGCCCTCATGCCGATCGCTCGCATTCGCAACACACGCACGGCGTACGTCTTGAGGGACGCCGACGGGGGAGTCGTCGCCGAATTCGTCGACGACCGGGTCACGGCATCCGATGAGCGCGCCGGCATCGAGCGGCGCTGGCGGGAGTGGGAGTTCGAACTCGGGCCCGCCGCACCGACGGATGCGGACGCCCGTGCGCTGTTGTTCGCTTCCGTCGATTCCGCCGTGCGTGCCGTCGGCGGGCGCGATGCGGCATCCGACTCCAAGCTCGCGCGGACCCTGGGTCACTGA